A genomic stretch from Marinobacter fonticola includes:
- the ahcY gene encoding adenosylhomocysteinase yields the protein MSTPAEQLNTNEDFKVRDISLADWGRKEIMIAESEMPALMALRNKYKGEQPLKGAQIMGCIHMTIQTAVLIETLIELGADVRWSSCNIFSTQDHAAAAIAAKGIPVFAWKGETEEEYEWCLERTVGADVEGWEPNMVLDDGGDLTALLHDTFPEILNKCHGITEETTTGVHRLQEMMREGTLKVPAINVNDSITKSKNDNKYGCRHSLNDAIKRATDHLMSGKKALVIGYGDVGKGSAASLRQEGMIVKVTEADPICAMQACMDGYEVVSPFVDGVNTGTEAGVNAELLGNTDLLVTTTGNVNVCDSNMLKALKAGAVVCNIGHFDNEIDTAYMRKHWEWEEVKPQVHLIHRDKAAGDYLLLLSEGRLVNLGNATGHPSRIMDGSFANQVLAQMHLFERRFADLPVEAREKGIYVHVLPKHLDEEVARAMVEGFGGTITTLTPDQAKYIGVAVEGPYKPDSYKY from the coding sequence ATGAGCACACCGGCTGAACAACTGAACACCAACGAAGACTTCAAGGTTCGCGATATCTCCTTGGCAGATTGGGGGCGCAAGGAAATCATGATCGCCGAGAGCGAAATGCCGGCACTGATGGCCCTGCGCAACAAGTACAAGGGTGAGCAGCCGCTAAAAGGCGCGCAGATCATGGGCTGTATCCACATGACCATCCAGACCGCCGTGCTGATCGAAACCCTGATCGAGCTGGGCGCCGACGTGCGTTGGTCATCGTGCAACATCTTCTCCACCCAGGATCATGCCGCGGCGGCCATTGCGGCCAAGGGCATCCCGGTGTTCGCCTGGAAGGGTGAAACCGAGGAAGAGTACGAATGGTGCCTGGAGCGCACCGTCGGCGCCGACGTGGAAGGCTGGGAGCCGAACATGGTGCTGGACGACGGCGGCGACCTGACCGCGCTGCTTCACGACACGTTTCCGGAGATCCTCAACAAGTGCCACGGCATCACCGAAGAAACCACCACCGGGGTCCATCGTCTGCAGGAAATGATGCGTGAAGGCACTCTCAAGGTGCCGGCAATCAACGTCAACGACTCCATCACCAAGTCCAAGAACGACAACAAGTACGGTTGCCGTCACAGCCTCAACGACGCCATCAAACGCGCCACCGACCACCTGATGTCCGGCAAGAAAGCGCTGGTCATCGGTTACGGCGATGTGGGCAAAGGCTCCGCCGCCTCCCTGCGTCAGGAAGGCATGATCGTGAAGGTCACCGAAGCCGACCCGATCTGCGCGATGCAAGCCTGCATGGACGGTTACGAAGTCGTCTCTCCGTTCGTCGACGGCGTTAACACCGGGACCGAAGCCGGCGTCAATGCCGAGCTGCTGGGCAACACCGACCTGCTGGTCACGACCACCGGCAACGTCAATGTGTGCGATTCCAACATGCTCAAGGCCCTGAAGGCCGGCGCGGTGGTCTGCAACATTGGCCACTTCGACAACGAAATCGACACCGCCTACATGCGCAAGCATTGGGAATGGGAAGAGGTCAAACCGCAGGTGCACCTGATCCATCGTGACAAGGCTGCCGGCGACTACCTGCTTCTATTGTCCGAGGGCCGTCTGGTGAACCTGGGCAACGCCACCGGTCACCCATCGCGGATCATGGACGGCTCTTTCGCCAACCAGGTGCTGGCACAGATGCATCTGTTCGAGCGTCGCTTTGCCGATCTGCCTGTCGAAGCTCGGGAAAAGGGCATTTACGTTCACGTCCTGCCCAAGCACCTGGACGAGGAAGTCGCCCGGGCGATGGTCGAAGGCTTCGGTGGCACCATCACGACGCTGACCCCGGATCAGGCCAAGTACATCGGCGTTGCGGTCGAAGGCCCTTACAAGCCGGACAGCTACAAATACTGA
- a CDS encoding amino acid ABC transporter permease codes for MESGFQFDWGAAIESVPYLLKGIPYTLLISFGGLFIGFLIGIVMGLLSINRNRLLRWPATAYIEIFRGTPILVQVLFIFYGLPDLVGGPIDALTAGIAAIALNSGAYISEVVRGGVQSIDKGQTEAGLSLGLSRSQTFKSVIWPQALRRMIPPLGNQAIVSIKDTSLFSVIGVGELVRQGQIYIATTFTAFEVYFMVAIMYLAITLTLSFLLRLMERRGLAST; via the coding sequence GTGGAATCCGGCTTTCAGTTTGACTGGGGCGCGGCGATCGAGTCCGTGCCCTACCTGCTTAAAGGTATTCCCTACACCCTGTTGATCTCGTTCGGCGGCCTGTTCATCGGTTTCTTGATCGGTATCGTCATGGGGCTGCTGAGCATCAACCGTAACCGCCTGCTGCGCTGGCCTGCGACGGCCTACATCGAGATCTTTCGCGGCACCCCGATCCTGGTCCAGGTCCTGTTCATTTTCTATGGCCTGCCCGATCTCGTGGGCGGACCGATCGACGCTTTGACCGCAGGTATCGCGGCCATCGCCCTCAACTCCGGCGCCTATATCTCCGAGGTCGTGCGCGGCGGTGTGCAGTCCATCGACAAAGGCCAGACCGAGGCCGGCTTGTCCCTGGGGCTGTCACGCTCCCAGACCTTCAAGTCCGTCATCTGGCCCCAGGCGCTACGCCGCATGATCCCGCCGCTCGGCAACCAGGCCATCGTCAGCATCAAGGACACCTCGCTGTTCTCCGTCATCGGCGTGGGCGAACTGGTCCGTCAGGGCCAAATTTACATCGCCACCACCTTCACGGCGTTTGAGGTCTACTTCATGGTGGCCATCATGTATCTCGCCATCACCCTGACCCTGTCTTTCCTGCTGCGTCTGATGGAACGGCGCGGACTGGCATCGACCTGA
- a CDS encoding amino acid ABC transporter ATP-binding protein, with protein sequence MDKIVRMQRLNKYFGEHHVLKDIDLSVDSGEVVVVIGASGSGKSTLIRCVNGLEEYESGELSVDSQTLAPKGGNQKALTEIRKEVGMVFQQFNLFPHLTVKENIMLAPRKVKSADKSQATDIAMKLLERVGIANQAEKYPSQLSGGQQQRVAIARALAMEPRLMLFDEPTSALDPEMIGEVLDVMRELAKEGMTMMVVTHEMGFAREVADRVIYIHGGQIVEEGKPADVFDNPQNERTQSFLSRVLKH encoded by the coding sequence ATGGACAAGATCGTGCGCATGCAGCGCCTGAACAAGTATTTCGGCGAGCACCACGTCCTCAAGGACATCGACCTCTCCGTGGACTCTGGCGAAGTCGTGGTCGTGATTGGGGCCAGTGGCTCGGGAAAATCCACGCTCATCCGCTGCGTGAACGGCCTGGAGGAATATGAATCCGGCGAACTGAGCGTCGACAGTCAGACACTGGCGCCCAAGGGTGGCAACCAAAAAGCCCTGACGGAAATCCGCAAAGAAGTGGGCATGGTGTTCCAGCAGTTCAATCTGTTCCCCCACCTCACGGTGAAGGAGAACATCATGCTGGCGCCGCGAAAGGTGAAAAGCGCCGACAAATCACAGGCTACCGACATTGCCATGAAGCTACTGGAGCGGGTGGGCATCGCCAATCAGGCCGAGAAGTATCCATCCCAGCTCTCCGGCGGCCAGCAGCAGCGGGTGGCTATCGCCCGGGCGTTGGCCATGGAGCCGCGCTTGATGCTGTTCGACGAACCCACCTCGGCCCTGGACCCGGAGATGATCGGCGAAGTGCTCGACGTCATGCGGGAACTGGCAAAGGAAGGCATGACCATGATGGTGGTCACCCACGAAATGGGCTTCGCCCGGGAAGTGGCGGACCGGGTGATCTACATTCACGGTGGCCAGATTGTCGAGGAGGGCAAGCCGGCGGATGTGTTCGACAACCCGCAGAACGAACGGACCCAGTCTTTCCTGTCTCGGGTTTTGAAGCACTGA
- the metF gene encoding methylenetetrahydrofolate reductase [NAD(P)H], whose amino-acid sequence METQKQFKRRFSFEFFPPKTDQGKEKLQGVRDKLAAVNPDFFSVTFGAGGSTRDRTIDTVLSLHQQGISTAPHLSCVGGTRESIAELLDLYKENGINRIVALRGDLPSGMGAAGELRYANELVSFIREHSGDTFNIEVAAYPEFHPQARTAEDDLENFARKIEAGANSAITQYFFNADSYFYFIDRLETMGITIPVVPGIMPIVNYSSLVRFSDMCGAEIPRWIRKQLDAYGDDSDSIRKFGEEMITTMCEKLLAAGAPGLHFYTLNQANASLNIWNNLGLANRDKIAF is encoded by the coding sequence ATGGAAACCCAGAAACAATTCAAGCGTCGTTTCAGCTTCGAGTTTTTCCCGCCCAAGACCGACCAGGGCAAGGAAAAACTGCAGGGCGTGCGCGACAAGCTCGCCGCTGTGAACCCGGACTTTTTCTCGGTCACCTTCGGTGCCGGTGGCTCAACCCGCGACCGCACCATCGACACGGTATTGAGCCTGCATCAGCAGGGGATCTCGACCGCCCCGCACCTTTCCTGTGTCGGCGGCACCCGCGAGAGCATCGCCGAGCTGCTGGACCTGTATAAGGAAAACGGCATCAACCGCATCGTTGCCCTGCGCGGCGACCTGCCCTCCGGGATGGGCGCGGCCGGCGAGCTACGCTATGCCAATGAACTGGTGAGCTTCATCCGTGAGCACTCCGGCGATACCTTCAACATCGAAGTGGCGGCCTATCCGGAATTTCACCCCCAGGCGCGCACCGCCGAGGATGACCTGGAGAATTTCGCCCGCAAGATCGAAGCCGGCGCCAACAGCGCCATCACCCAGTACTTCTTCAACGCCGACAGCTATTTCTACTTCATCGACCGGCTGGAGACCATGGGCATCACCATTCCGGTGGTTCCGGGCATCATGCCCATCGTGAACTATTCCAGCCTGGTGCGTTTCTCCGACATGTGCGGCGCCGAAATCCCCCGCTGGATCCGCAAGCAACTCGATGCCTACGGCGACGACAGCGACAGCATCCGCAAATTCGGCGAGGAAATGATCACCACCATGTGCGAGAAGCTGCTTGCCGCCGGCGCGCCGGGCCTGCACTTTTACACCCTCAACCAGGCCAACGCCAGCCTCAACATCTGGAACAACCTGGGCTTGGCCAATCGGGACAAGATTGCGTTCTGA
- a CDS encoding DUF2505 domain-containing protein: protein MKFDVVHPYDVSLDKLLATFFDRQHIYAKNDRLGHRNVQVLELTRDDAAGKLVVEREMTTSVKVPATLTSFHRPWNSVRQEEHWFRKDDSEWHCEFRVRIDGVPAKIKGNMQLKSAGTACTNRVSLDVRCDIPLLGKKIAQFLVDDSRYKMEQEYDATRGLL from the coding sequence ATGAAGTTTGATGTTGTCCACCCGTACGATGTCAGCCTGGACAAGCTATTGGCTACCTTTTTCGACAGGCAGCATATCTATGCCAAGAACGACCGGCTTGGACATCGCAATGTCCAGGTCCTGGAACTCACGCGCGACGACGCCGCCGGAAAGTTGGTGGTAGAGCGGGAAATGACGACCTCGGTCAAGGTGCCTGCCACGCTCACCAGCTTTCACCGGCCGTGGAATTCAGTGCGTCAGGAAGAGCATTGGTTCCGTAAGGACGATTCGGAATGGCACTGCGAGTTCCGGGTGCGGATCGACGGTGTGCCGGCGAAGATAAAGGGCAACATGCAGCTGAAGTCTGCCGGGACTGCCTGTACCAATCGTGTGTCGCTCGACGTGCGTTGCGATATTCCGCTATTGGGCAAGAAGATTGCTCAGTTTTTGGTCGATGACTCGCGGTACAAGATGGAACAGGAATACGACGCGACGCGTGGGTTGCTTTGA
- the metK gene encoding methionine adenosyltransferase, with product MSDYNIFTSESVSEGHPDKLADQISDAVLDAILTEDPNARVACETLVKTGVAIIGGEVTTSAWVDLEDLVRSVIKDIGYTSSDVGFDGDTCGIINIIGKQSVDIAQGVDRTKPEDQGAGDQGLMFGYASNETDVLMPAPICYAHRLVERQAEARKNGLLPWLRPDAKSQVTCRYENGRVSGIDAVVLSTQHDPSVSQEDLKEAVMELIVKHVIPEELLTKDTKFHINPTGKFVIGGPVGDCGLTGRKIIVDTYGGMARHGGGAFSGKDPSKVDRSAAYAGRYVAKNIVAAGLADKCEIQVSYAIGVAEPTSISINTFGTGKIADDKIIALVRKNFDLRPYAITRMLDLLHPMYRATAAYGHFGREPFEMTVGNESFTAFPWEKTDKAAALKDAAGA from the coding sequence ATGTCTGACTACAACATCTTCACGTCCGAGTCTGTTTCCGAAGGCCATCCGGACAAACTGGCCGATCAGATCTCCGATGCCGTCCTCGACGCCATCCTGACTGAAGACCCCAATGCCCGCGTGGCCTGCGAAACCCTGGTCAAGACCGGCGTGGCCATCATCGGCGGCGAAGTCACCACCTCGGCGTGGGTCGACCTGGAAGATCTGGTGCGCTCGGTGATCAAGGACATCGGCTATACCTCCTCCGACGTGGGTTTCGATGGCGATACCTGCGGCATCATCAACATCATCGGCAAGCAGTCCGTGGACATCGCCCAGGGTGTAGACCGGACGAAGCCGGAAGACCAGGGCGCCGGTGACCAGGGCCTGATGTTCGGTTATGCCAGCAACGAAACGGACGTGCTGATGCCAGCACCGATCTGCTATGCCCACCGTCTGGTGGAGCGCCAGGCCGAAGCACGCAAGAACGGCTTGCTGCCGTGGCTGCGCCCGGATGCCAAGAGCCAGGTGACCTGCCGCTACGAAAACGGCCGCGTGAGTGGTATCGATGCAGTTGTACTGTCCACCCAGCACGACCCCAGCGTCAGCCAGGAAGACCTGAAAGAAGCGGTGATGGAGCTGATCGTCAAGCACGTGATCCCCGAGGAACTGCTGACCAAAGACACCAAGTTCCACATCAACCCGACCGGCAAATTCGTCATCGGCGGCCCGGTGGGCGACTGCGGCCTGACGGGCCGTAAGATCATCGTCGACACCTACGGCGGCATGGCCCGTCACGGTGGCGGCGCCTTCTCCGGCAAGGACCCGTCCAAGGTGGATCGTTCCGCCGCGTACGCCGGTCGCTACGTGGCCAAGAACATCGTGGCCGCCGGCCTGGCGGACAAGTGCGAGATCCAGGTGTCCTACGCCATTGGCGTGGCCGAGCCCACCTCCATCTCCATCAACACGTTCGGTACCGGCAAGATCGCCGACGATAAAATCATCGCCCTGGTGCGCAAGAACTTCGATCTGCGTCCCTACGCCATCACCCGAATGCTCGACCTGCTGCACCCGATGTACCGCGCCACCGCAGCCTACGGCCACTTTGGCCGCGAACCGTTCGAGATGACCGTTGGCAACGAGTCTTTCACCGCGTTCCCGTGGGAGAAGACCGACAAGGCGGCTGCGCTTAAGGATGCAGCAGGGGCTTAA
- a CDS encoding transporter substrate-binding domain-containing protein, which yields MSSKWLKTVSATLALTVGSTMASAETLRAVTDPSFVPFEMMDQESGEMVGFDMDILAEVAKRAGFDYDLNTMDFNGIIPALQTGNVDIALAGITITEEREKIVDFSDPYYDSGLRLMVRADNEEIKEFDDLEGKKIGTKIGSTSYDYLTKNLDENEGVTPYPGSADMYMALMSGSVDAVFYDAPNVGYFARTKGEGRVETVGPLYEGQQYGIALKSGSEQLEDVNKALASMKEDGTYKDIYEKWFGKMPEDQ from the coding sequence ATGAGCAGCAAATGGCTGAAGACCGTAAGTGCAACGCTCGCCCTTACCGTGGGCTCCACTATGGCCAGCGCAGAGACCCTGCGGGCCGTCACCGACCCCAGCTTTGTTCCGTTTGAAATGATGGACCAGGAATCGGGCGAAATGGTCGGATTCGATATGGACATCCTCGCCGAAGTCGCCAAGCGCGCCGGCTTCGACTACGACCTCAATACCATGGACTTCAACGGTATTATCCCGGCCCTGCAGACCGGCAACGTCGATATCGCCCTCGCCGGCATTACCATCACCGAAGAGCGCGAGAAAATCGTCGACTTCTCCGATCCGTATTATGACTCCGGTCTGCGCCTGATGGTCCGCGCCGACAACGAGGAGATCAAGGAGTTCGATGACCTCGAGGGCAAGAAAATCGGCACCAAGATCGGCTCTACCAGCTACGACTACCTCACCAAGAACCTCGACGAAAATGAAGGCGTGACGCCCTACCCTGGCAGCGCTGACATGTACATGGCCCTGATGTCCGGCAGCGTCGACGCCGTATTCTACGACGCCCCGAACGTCGGCTACTTTGCCCGCACCAAGGGTGAAGGCCGCGTAGAAACCGTAGGCCCACTGTACGAAGGCCAGCAGTACGGCATTGCCCTGAAGAGTGGCAGCGAGCAGCTGGAAGACGTCAACAAGGCCCTGGCTTCCATGAAAGAAGATGGCACCTATAAGGACATCTACGAGAAGTGGTTCGGCAAGATGCCGGAAGACCAGTAA